Proteins encoded within one genomic window of Cryptococcus neoformans var. grubii H99 chromosome 4, complete sequence:
- a CDS encoding small subunit ribosomal protein S13 produces the protein MHLLGHNLPDHKPLKIALLTFYGISHALSARLLPRLGIHSEATVAQLTEPQLTALSAYLSSPSTTARPSEQQLELAPPGGKVLKPVGHPAIFGGLNKGKGKGQEDPLDDLKIETEKRRAMQADIAHLRMVGTYRGRRHAAGYPVHGQRTQTNAKSAKKHNRVERRNFGTQISSRFTPTDLPHPPTVLSLLGRRQ, from the exons ATCGCGCTTTTGACGTTCTACGGCATCTCTCATGCTCTCTCTGCTCGACTTCTCCCTCGTCTCGGTATTCACTCTGAAGCCACTGTCGCTCAGCTGACAGAACCCCAACTCACCGCTCTCTCCGCATATctttcatcaccatctACCACCGCTAGACCGTCTGAACAGCAACTTGAGCTTGCTCCGCCAGGAGGAAAAGTCCTTAAACCTGTTGGGCATCCGGCGATATTTGGAGGATTGaacaaaggaaagggaaaaggtcAGGAAGACCCATTGGATGATTTGAAGATAGAgacagagaagaggagggcgaTGCAGGCGGACATTGCGCATTTGAGAATGGTTGGAACATATAGAGGCCGACG ACACGCTGCTGGTTACCCAGTCCACGGTCAAAGAACTCAAACAAATGCCAAGTCAGCAAAGAAACACAACCGAGTGGAACGCCGAAACTTTGGGAC ACAAATATCTAGTCGATTCACCCCTACagatcttcctcatccccCTACTGTCCTCTCTTTATTAGGCCGACGCCAATAG
- a CDS encoding CBS and PB1 domain-containing protein, with the protein MPSLSTTATAGYDISPQPIMTSQKPLDTPPASIRSSDSSSSSSNHAVENAIHPTKPIPAAQSASTTTTLPIDSPSKLPRSLSFSLNRKSKKSTKSYKTSAGPPVPFPAPAAPIHSHVTSKSSSTLNSSTVTDGTATATPSSNTDDEIRPRYHSAISRSTISRSQSSSFAGKLQSLRKKIESELSRKRPGSNAAQQSNGGKRSSKRAQKGTVAGLRPSPALTVPEGMSVADASQLCAAKRADCVLVVDEEEGLSGIFTAKDLAFRVTAEGLDPRSTSVAQIMTKNPMVTRDTTNATEALQLMVSRGFRHLPVCNEDGDVVGLLDITKVFHEALAKVERGSTATNQLSAALAGVQSELGPGLNHNPQAAAMLAYVETLRERMALPDLTTVIDTRSAPPTVTPRTTVREAARLMKERRTTAVCVMEANAGTSAVSGVSGGNVIPKIAGIFTSKDIVLRVIAAGLDASRCSVVRVMTPHPDTAPPTMVVQDALKKMHNGHYLNLPVVEADGRLIGIVDVLKLTYATLEQIESMNEDRSNESGPMWSRFFEGLPGAGGDDDTASIVSASERPDTPSRSHLGHGRGLSSMTSPISEIMPNDSASVVDDNISDLGGKHGPASSVAAPALPVDDGTYIFKFRTPSGRTHRFQARHDSYELLRDIVTGKLLTDPFFTAPGAKEGEAVHLPDPSNFTLHYTDDEGDLVTMTADSDVADAVRIARGQKSDRIVLLVDGGKVWEEAARDLGGEKAVEKLKEVEQEVKAVEEEEKQMAEPTADPAVEPTYGNEHVHAQKWKDHGRTIRADGQELVGGVIPKDMVLPAAIGFLGVVILGVFIAGRK; encoded by the exons atgCCCTCTTTATCCACCACTGCTACTGCTGGCTACGACATCTCTCCACAACCCATCATGACATCTCAAAAACCTCTCGACACACCACCTGCCTCAATACGCTCCTCCgactcttcatcgtcgtcgtcaaACCACGCTGTCGAAAATGCCATCCACCCGACCAAACCCATACCTGCTGCGCAATCGGCTTCAACCACGACAACTTTACCAATCGATTCACCTTCCAAATTACCCCGttccctctctttctccctaAATCGTAAATCAAAAAAATCAACGAAATCATATAAAACCTCTGCGGGACCACCTGTTCCCTTccctgctcctgctgcGCCTATCCACTCACATGTAACTTCCaaatcttcctccaccctcAATTCTTCCACGGTCACCGACGGTACTGCTACTGCTACACCATCATCTAACACGGATGACGAAATTCGTCCGCGATACCATTCTGCCATCTCTCGCTCTACCATCTCTCGatctcaatcttcttcttttgctgGCAAACTACAGTCTCTTCGCAAGAAGATTGAATCCGAGCTCTCGCGAAAGCGGCCTGGATCCAATGCTGCCCAACAATCCAACGGGGGCAAGCGCTCCAGCAAGCGAGCCCAGAAGGGTACCGTCGCTGGTTTAAGGCCTAGTCCTGCCTTGACTGTGCCAGAGGGCATGAGCGTTGCCGATGCCAGTCAGCTCTGTGCCGCTAAGAGGGCCGACTGTGTCTTGGtcgttgacgaagaagaaggtttgAGTGGTATCTTTACCGCAAAGGACCTTGCCTTTAGG GTGACCGCCGAAGGTCTTGACCCCAGGAGCACAAGCGTCGCTCAGATCATGACCAAGAACCCCATGGTCACCCGTGACACTACTAACGCTACCGAAGCTCTCCAGCTCATGGTCAGCCGTGGATTCAGGCATCTT CCCGTTTGCAACGAGGATGGCGACGTTGTCGGTCTTCTTGACATCACCAAAGTCTTCCACGAAGCTCTTGCCAAAGTCGAGCGTGGTTCCACTGCTACCAACCAGCTCTCTGCCGCTTTGGCCGGTGTCCAGTCCGAACTTGGTCCTGGTTTGAATCACAACCCTCAGGCTGCTGCCATGCTTGCCTACGTAGAGACTCTTCGAGAGCGAATGGCCCTTCCCGACCTGACCACCGTCATTGACACTCGCTCCGCTCCTCCTACCGTCACTCCTCGAACTACTGTACGGGAAGCCGCCAGGCTCATGAAAGAGCGACGCACTACTGCTGTCTGTGTCATGGAGGCCAACGCCGGTACCTCTGCTGTCAGCGGCGTCAGTGGCGGTAACGTGATCCCCAAGATTGCTGGTATTTTCACTAGTAAGGACATCGTTCTGAGGGTTATCGCCGCTGGTTTGGATGCGTCAAGATGTTCAGTGGTAAGAGTCATGACTCCTCATCCTGACACCGCTCCTCCTACCATGGTCGTGCAAGACgcgttgaagaagatgcacA ACGGACATTACCTCAACTTACCCGTTGTCGAGGCTGACGGACGATTGATTGGGATTGTTGACGTTCTCAAGCTTACTTACGCCACTCTTGAGCAG ATTGAATCGATGAACGAGGATCGCTCTAATGAGTCTGGACCCATGTGGTCTAGATTCTTCGAGGGTCTTCCTGGCGCTGGTGGTGATGACGACACCGCCTCTATCGTTTCTGCTTCTGAACGACCTGACACTCCCAGTCGATCTCACCTTGGCCATGGCCGCGGTCTTTCCAGCATGACTTCTCCCATCTCCGAGATCATGCCCAACGACTCAGCTTCTGTTGTTGACGACAACATTTCCGACCTTGGAGGCAAGCATGGGCCCGCTTCTTCTGTCGCCGCCCCTGCTTTGCCCGTGGATGACGGCACTTATATCTTCAAGTTCCGTACTCCTTCGGGCAGAACACACAGATTCCAAGCCCGACACGATTCGTATGAACTCTTGCGGGACATTGTCACCGGCAAGCTCCTCACTGACCCCTTCTTCACTGCTCCTGGTGCCAAGGAGGGCGAAGCCGTCCATCTTCCTGACCCTAGCAATTTTACCCTTCATTACACCGACGACGAGGGCGACCTCGTGACCATGACTGCCGATAGCGATGTGGCCGACGCCGTTCGTATCGCCCGCGGCCAAAAATCCGACCGAatcgtcctcctcgttGACGGCGGCAAGGtctgggaagaagccgCACGGGACTTGGGCGGTGAAAAGGCGGTggagaagctcaaggaggttgagcaggaagtcaaagctgtggaggaagaagagaagcagaTGGCTGAACCTACTGCGGACCCCGCGGTCGAACCCACGTACGGCAACGAGCATGTCCACGCTCAAAAGTGGAAGGACCATGGCAGGACGATCAGGGCCGACGGCCAAGAGTTGGTGGGCGGTGTCATCCCCAAGGATATGGTCTTGCCAGCAGCGATCGGCTTTTTGGGTGTGGTGATTCTGGGTGTGTTTATCGCCGGAAGGAAATAA